The proteins below are encoded in one region of Hordeum vulgare subsp. vulgare chromosome 3H, MorexV3_pseudomolecules_assembly, whole genome shotgun sequence:
- the LOC123439859 gene encoding GATA zinc finger domain-containing protein 4-like, producing NNNNNNNNNNNSKNNSKNNNSSSNNNNNTTTTTTNNNNDNNNNNNNNNNNKKNNNKQQQQQQQQQQQQQQRTTTTTTTTTTTNNNNSNNNSYNNSSNDNNNNNNNNNNNNNNNNNNKNNNNNNNNNKNNNNNNNNNSNNNSNNNNNNNNTS from the exons aacaacaacaacaacaacaacaacaacaacaacagcaagaacaacagtaagaacaacaacagcagcagcaacaacaacaacaa caccaccaccaccaccaccaacaacaacaacgacaacaacaacaacaacaacaacaacaacaacaacaagaagaacaacaacaaacagcaacaacaacaacaacaacaacaacaacaacaacaacaacgaaccaccaccaccaccaccaccaccaccaccaccaacaacaacaacagcaacaacaacagctacaacaacagcagcaacgacaacaacaacaacaacaacaacaacaacaacaacaacaacaacaacaacaacaataagaacaacaacaacaacaacaacaacaacaagaacaacaacaacaacaacaacaacaacagcaacaacaacagcaacaacaacaacaacaacaacaacaccagc